The stretch of DNA TTCGAAGAGCAGCTCCCGCATATGGCACTAGATAACGTGGCCCAATAAATATATACTATTTATTTTAACACCTGTGGCGGGGCCTCCGTAACCCTCGAGATAGGCTGAAAAATCGAGCGGTGCGAGCGGCGTGGACAGCAGTCCGGCTGACTGTCACTGCACAGTCGGACATGCCTGCCGAGGCGATTGGTCTGCACCAATTCAGGATATATGCAGACCGGCCGCTTGGATGGTCTGTACGATGATCGAACGACGCGCGTTCCTTCGAACGGCTGGGACGGTGATAGTCGGGACGGCACTTGCAGGCTGTTCTGGTGGGGACGAGCAAAACGGCACAGACGATGCTAACGGCGACACTGGTGTCACCGATGTCGACGTCGGTCCGGAGGGACGCCTCCGGTTCGAACCCGAAGAGGTCGAGATCACGACCGGAGAGACTGTCAGATGGACCGCACTGAGCGAGGGTCACAACGTAACGAGCCACCCGGATGCATCGCCGAAATGCGAAAACCCGGACGGCGCTGAGCCCTTTACCTCCTACGAGGGCGACGATCACTTCGCTATCATGGCCGTCGACGAGACCTTCGAACACGAGTTTACCGTCCCGGGCGAGTACGTCTACGTCTGTACGCCACACGCGGGTCAAGGCATGGTCGGGACGGTGATCGTCTCCGAGTGAGAGTTGGTATAGACCAGACGATGTTTGATATTGGTAAGCATACTCAATATGGGGCATGTCACCCGAGCAATCGGACACGAGACACAGTTCCGAGAGGGGAGCGGTACGCGACCGGTTCATCGAACGGCGGCGGTTCCTGATGGCAACGGGAGCGCTGGCCGGCGTCGGCGTTCTCGCCGGCTGTGCAGAAAGCGGCGACAGCAACGGCTCAGACGGCGGGGACGGTGGTGGCGGCCCATCGCTCGAGGAGCGGTATCCGGGCCTGCGTATCCTCTCGCCGGAGCCCGAAAACGCCGAGGCGGCAGCCAGATCGACGTACGCGGATTACATCACGCCACGCGAGGAACACTACATCCGGAACCACTACCCGACGCCTGACATCCAGGAGTCGGACTGGACCGTCTCGCTGACCGGTCTCGTCGACGACGAGGTCGACCTGTCGATGGAGGAGCTCAAACACTCCTTTAGCACCGAGTCGGTCACCCACACGATGCAGTGTGCCGGCAACGGTCGGTCGTACTTCGACCCGCAGGTCGGGGGCAACCAGTGGACGTTCGGTGCCGTCGGCAACACCGTCTGGACGGGGACGCCGGTGTCGGACATCCTCGAGTACTACGGAGCCGAGACCGGCGAAGGGTACTTCCTCACGGTGATGGGTGGCGAGCATCCGGAGGGGGAAGACGTCTTCACCCGGTCGATCCCGATGGAGAAGGTGCTGGACGACACGTTGCTGGCGTACAACATGAACGGGTCGCCGGTGTCGCCAGACCACGGGTTCCCGGTCCGGCTGCTCGTGCCCGGCTGGTTCGGCTGTAACAACGTCAAATGGGTCAACCGGATGCACGTCATGGAGACGATGGTAATCGGCGACGAGTGGGAGGAAGAGGGTGCTCCTGAAGACGGCCAGCGGACCTACACCCACTGGCAGCAGTACTCCTACCGGGTCGTCCCCGAGGAAGACGACGGCGCGGAACACTACGAGGACATCCCGGTCTACGACACGCGCGAGCAGATGGAACAGACCGACGCGATCAACAACGCCTACATGTACGATCAGGTCGAGAAGTCGCTCATCGGCTACCCGGGCGAGGGACAGACCGTCTCCCCGTCGCCCGCGGGGACCATCGAGGTCATCGGCGTCGCGTGGGCCGGCGACGACGGCCTCGAGACAGTCGAAGTCTCGACCGACGGCGGTGACTCGTGGGGAGAAGCCGAGTTCTTCGGCCCGGTCGACGGTAGCTCGGGCTGGCGGCAGTTCCGCTACGTCTGGGAAGACCCGTCAACGGGCGACCACACGCTCGCCTCGCGGGCGACCGACAGCCGGGGCTATACGCAGCCGGCAACGATCTCCGATCCGGACGACCAACTCCGCGGGATCGAGGACGACCAATACCCCTGGTGTCAGAGCGGCTACGGCAACAACGCCTACATGCCCCACGCCGTCGACTGCACCGTCGAGGAGTCATGATCGAACCTGGTCACATCGCGATCGTCCATCTGACTGGCCGTCTCGTCGACGGTCCGGAGGCCGGACAGGTGTTCGAGACGACCGACGTCGACGTCGCCCTCGAGGAGGGGATCTACCACGACAGCCGCGACTTCAAACCCCTCGAGTTCCGCGTCGGAGAGGGACACGTCCTCCCGGGGCTCGACGAGGCCGTCGAGGGGATGGCTGCAGGCGAGACGAAAACGGTTGTCCTCGAGCCCGAATCGGCCTACGGGGCCGTCAACGAGGACGCCGTCGTCACGATCTCCCGCGACGAACTCGAGGCCCGCAGCGAGACAGTGGCAGAAGTGGGCGAACTCGTCGAGAGCGAGACCGGCGACATGGGATGGATCGTCGACGTGACAGACGAGACGGTGACCGCCGATTTCAACCACGAACTCGCCGGTGAGCGCGTTGAATTCGAGATTCGCGTCTTGGAGACACACGCCACCGAAACCGGCCACGATGTCGATTCCGTCGACGGCGTCGGGACGCCCTGACCGTCCTCGTCTGGTATCGGAGTCCGTGAGTGGTGATGTCGACCGGCTGCTGGCCGGTCCGGTGAGCATCGCCTTGGAAACGCCACTCTCGGTCGTTATCCTGTGTGCGTTGTCGCGTCCGGCTTTAACTCGTACTGTGCGAATGCACACCATACCTTTGGCTGGTGGTGTCGAAGTGCAGGCTATGTTCGCCGTCGCCGTGTTCGTTCTCGTCCTCGCGGTCGTGCCGTTCGTCGGGTTTCGAGCGTACGCACGACGCATCGAGACGATGGAGACGCCGATCGACGACCGTCTGCACCGCCTCAATCGCGTCCAGCAGGCAGCCGGGTTCGGCCTTCCAGCCCTCGCGATTCTGGGAGTCTATGCGTTCGGACTGATGGACCGAGCAACGGCACACATTGACACGGCAGGGCCCGAACTGTTCGGGATCGACGTCCTCGAGTTCGCCGTGACCGTGCTGGTCTCGTTTGGCGTCGTCGCCGTGCCACTCGTGGCGATGGCACTCGGCACGTACCCCACGGTTCGTTCGTTGCGCGAGACGACGGCGTCGGCGTGGCGAAGCGTCAGTCGAGTGGTCGCTGTACTGACGATTTCGATCGGCACGGCAGGACTCGGAATCGGCGGCTTCATCGCGCTCGTCTCGACCGTTAGTGTGTCGCGTCTCGTTCTCGTCGCCGCGCTCGGCGTCCTCGTCTTCGTCGGCTTCGGC from Natrinema sp. HArc-T2 encodes:
- a CDS encoding plastocyanin/azurin family copper-binding protein, which gives rise to MIERRAFLRTAGTVIVGTALAGCSGGDEQNGTDDANGDTGVTDVDVGPEGRLRFEPEEVEITTGETVRWTALSEGHNVTSHPDASPKCENPDGAEPFTSYEGDDHFAIMAVDETFEHEFTVPGEYVYVCTPHAGQGMVGTVIVSE
- a CDS encoding sulfite oxidase, whose protein sequence is MATGALAGVGVLAGCAESGDSNGSDGGDGGGGPSLEERYPGLRILSPEPENAEAAARSTYADYITPREEHYIRNHYPTPDIQESDWTVSLTGLVDDEVDLSMEELKHSFSTESVTHTMQCAGNGRSYFDPQVGGNQWTFGAVGNTVWTGTPVSDILEYYGAETGEGYFLTVMGGEHPEGEDVFTRSIPMEKVLDDTLLAYNMNGSPVSPDHGFPVRLLVPGWFGCNNVKWVNRMHVMETMVIGDEWEEEGAPEDGQRTYTHWQQYSYRVVPEEDDGAEHYEDIPVYDTREQMEQTDAINNAYMYDQVEKSLIGYPGEGQTVSPSPAGTIEVIGVAWAGDDGLETVEVSTDGGDSWGEAEFFGPVDGSSGWRQFRYVWEDPSTGDHTLASRATDSRGYTQPATISDPDDQLRGIEDDQYPWCQSGYGNNAYMPHAVDCTVEES
- a CDS encoding peptidylprolyl isomerase is translated as MIEPGHIAIVHLTGRLVDGPEAGQVFETTDVDVALEEGIYHDSRDFKPLEFRVGEGHVLPGLDEAVEGMAAGETKTVVLEPESAYGAVNEDAVVTISRDELEARSETVAEVGELVESETGDMGWIVDVTDETVTADFNHELAGERVEFEIRVLETHATETGHDVDSVDGVGTP